The Nocardia arthritidis genome has a window encoding:
- a CDS encoding glycosyltransferase family 2 protein — translation MTEPHPPTMLTVVIPALNEAAVIERCLRLLVAQDAIDEVIVVDNGSDDGTPAIVREFAAANPKVELVHEPNRGITPARNTGFDKARGEFIARTDADTLVGAEWGRTIRDYLLAHPETAAVTGICTYHDSPVGFFLKFGLYLQDRRGKLGGRVGNMHGPNMALRREAWLQVRDDTQVRADVAEDLDLALCLSKRGLRIDQLKDMRAETSSRRRRTSPSKWWKFQLMGLRTIADHGFQVRPFHRAVIVGAWVTHTVQWPIYRFWDFDRRRFSLRPGAERISAVGD, via the coding sequence ATGACGGAACCGCATCCCCCGACGATGCTCACGGTTGTCATCCCAGCCCTGAACGAAGCCGCGGTCATCGAGCGCTGCCTGCGCCTGCTCGTCGCGCAGGACGCCATCGATGAGGTCATCGTCGTCGACAACGGCAGCGACGACGGCACACCCGCCATCGTGCGCGAATTCGCGGCGGCCAACCCCAAGGTCGAGCTGGTCCACGAGCCGAATCGTGGCATCACCCCGGCCCGCAACACCGGATTCGACAAGGCCCGCGGCGAATTCATCGCACGCACCGACGCGGACACGCTGGTCGGCGCCGAGTGGGGCCGCACCATCCGCGACTATCTGCTCGCCCATCCGGAGACCGCGGCGGTCACCGGAATCTGCACCTACCACGATTCACCGGTCGGATTCTTCCTGAAGTTCGGCCTGTACCTGCAGGACCGTCGCGGCAAACTGGGCGGCCGGGTCGGCAATATGCACGGGCCGAATATGGCCCTGCGGCGCGAAGCCTGGCTGCAGGTGCGCGACGACACCCAGGTGAGGGCCGATGTCGCCGAGGACCTCGACCTGGCGCTATGCCTTTCGAAGCGCGGCCTGCGCATCGATCAGCTGAAGGATATGCGCGCCGAGACCTCATCGCGGCGGCGGCGCACCAGCCCGAGCAAGTGGTGGAAGTTCCAGCTGATGGGGCTGCGGACCATCGCCGATCACGGATTCCAGGTGCGTCCGTTCCATCGCGCGGTCATCGTCGGCGCCTGGGTGACACACACCGTCCAGTGGCCGATCTACCGGTTCTGGGATTTCGACCGGCGGCGCTTCTCGCTGCGGCCGGGTGCGGAGCGCATCTCCGCTGTCGGCGACTGA
- a CDS encoding adenylosuccinate synthase, which translates to MPAIVLIGAQWGDEGKGKATDLLGGRLQWVVRYQGGNNAGHTVVLPNGSKFALHLIPSGILTPGVTNVIGNGVVVDPGVLLDELAGLEERDVDTSGLLLSADAHLIMPYHVAIDKVTERFLGNKKIGTTGRGIGPCYQDKVARVGVRVADVLDEKILTQKVEAALEFKNQVLVKIYNRRALDPQQVVDEVLGKAESFKHRIADTRLKLNEALERGETVLLEGSQGTLLDVDHGTYPYVTSSNPTSGGAAVGAGIGPNKISTVLGILKCYTTRVGSGPFPTELFDEHGTYLAKAGGEVGVTTGRARRCGWFDAVIARYATRVNGVTDYFLTKLDVLSSLETVPICVAYEIDGKRVEQMPTTQTEFHHAKPIFEEMPGWWEDISGARTFEDLPANAQAYVRRLEELSGARISCIGVGPGRDETIVRHDVLG; encoded by the coding sequence ATGCCGGCTATCGTGCTGATCGGCGCCCAGTGGGGCGACGAGGGCAAGGGCAAAGCAACCGATCTGCTCGGCGGCAGGTTGCAATGGGTGGTCCGATACCAGGGTGGCAACAATGCGGGCCACACGGTCGTGCTGCCGAACGGTTCCAAGTTCGCCCTGCACCTCATCCCGTCCGGCATCCTGACCCCGGGCGTGACGAATGTCATCGGCAACGGCGTCGTCGTCGATCCCGGTGTGCTGCTCGACGAACTCGCCGGATTGGAAGAGCGCGATGTCGACACCTCCGGCCTGCTGCTCTCCGCCGACGCGCACCTGATCATGCCGTACCACGTCGCCATCGATAAGGTCACCGAACGCTTCCTCGGCAACAAGAAGATCGGCACCACCGGCCGCGGTATCGGTCCCTGCTACCAGGACAAGGTCGCCCGGGTCGGCGTGCGCGTCGCCGATGTGCTCGACGAGAAGATCCTCACCCAAAAGGTCGAGGCCGCACTGGAATTCAAGAATCAGGTGCTGGTCAAGATCTACAATCGGCGGGCGCTCGACCCGCAGCAGGTGGTCGACGAGGTGCTCGGCAAGGCCGAGAGCTTCAAGCATCGCATCGCCGACACCAGGCTGAAGTTGAACGAGGCGCTGGAGCGCGGCGAGACCGTGCTGCTGGAGGGCTCGCAGGGCACCCTGCTCGATGTCGACCACGGCACCTACCCGTACGTCACCTCGTCCAACCCCACCTCCGGCGGCGCCGCGGTCGGCGCGGGCATCGGGCCGAACAAGATCAGCACGGTGCTCGGCATTCTCAAGTGCTACACCACCCGCGTCGGCTCCGGACCGTTCCCGACCGAACTGTTCGACGAGCACGGCACGTACCTGGCCAAGGCGGGCGGTGAGGTCGGCGTCACCACCGGCCGGGCCCGGCGCTGCGGCTGGTTCGACGCAGTCATCGCCCGCTACGCGACCAGGGTCAACGGCGTCACCGATTACTTCCTCACCAAGCTGGACGTGCTGTCGAGCCTGGAGACGGTGCCGATCTGCGTCGCGTACGAGATCGACGGCAAGCGGGTCGAGCAGATGCCGACGACGCAGACCGAATTCCACCATGCCAAGCCGATTTTCGAGGAGATGCCCGGCTGGTGGGAGGACATCTCCGGGGCGCGCACCTTCGAGGATCTGCCCGCCAACGCGCAGGCGTACGTGCGGCGGTTGGAGGAGCTGTCCGGTGCGCGGATCTCCTGCATCGGTGTCGGGCCCGGTCGCGACGAGACGATCGTGCGGCACGATGTGCTCGGCTGA
- a CDS encoding site-2 protease family protein, producing MNYAQRRNSGLSAVRPSPIFLLVIVAAVVGGAVAWDAAEWDSTQARIGVFVMVVFGWIFSLCLHEFAHAYFAWRAGDHEVELRGYLTLNPLKYSHPLLSIVLPMVFIALGGFGLPGGAVYVHSHNFSPRTQRLISGAGPAVNALCAIVLLLVVRFAGEQYAHHAFWFGLSFLAMLQISATLLNILPIPGLDGYGILEPSLSYQTRRSLEQFKAFGMLLLFILIFTPAINHYFFQFVYGLFELSGVPREWSQWGGYLVRFWT from the coding sequence ATGAATTACGCGCAGCGTCGCAATTCGGGGCTCAGCGCCGTGCGGCCGAGCCCGATCTTCCTGCTGGTGATCGTCGCCGCGGTGGTCGGCGGCGCGGTGGCATGGGATGCCGCCGAATGGGATTCGACGCAGGCCAGGATCGGCGTCTTCGTCATGGTGGTGTTCGGCTGGATCTTCTCGCTCTGCCTGCACGAGTTCGCGCACGCGTACTTCGCGTGGCGGGCCGGTGATCACGAGGTCGAGCTGCGCGGTTATCTGACGCTGAACCCGCTCAAGTACAGCCATCCGCTGCTATCGATCGTGCTGCCGATGGTGTTCATCGCGCTCGGCGGATTCGGTCTGCCGGGCGGTGCGGTCTATGTGCACTCGCATAATTTCAGCCCGCGCACGCAGCGATTGATCAGCGGTGCGGGTCCTGCGGTGAACGCCCTGTGCGCGATCGTGCTGTTGCTGGTCGTACGCTTCGCCGGCGAGCAGTACGCGCATCACGCGTTCTGGTTCGGGCTGAGTTTCCTTGCCATGCTGCAGATCTCGGCAACCCTGCTGAACATCCTGCCGATTCCCGGCCTCGACGGTTACGGCATCCTGGAGCCATCGCTGAGCTATCAGACAAGGCGCTCGCTGGAGCAGTTCAAGGCATTCGGCATGCTGCTGCTGTTCATCCTGATATTCACGCCCGCGATCAATCACTACTTCTTCCAGTTCGTATACGGTCTGTTCGAACTTTCCGGCGTACCGCGGGAATGGTCGCAATGGGGTGGCTACCTCGTCCGGTTCTGGACCTGA
- a CDS encoding DUF3151 domain-containing protein codes for MTSFGDLLGPQPVLLPEISDAEDALLEKADPVGVAAAHPAASVAWAALAEAALTRGEGQESAVNHDVVAAYAFARTGYHRGLDLLRRNGWKGFGPVPWSHEPNRGFLRSVGALARAAKLIGETDEYARCLDLLEDCDPRAAAELGLD; via the coding sequence ATGACCTCGTTCGGTGATCTTCTCGGACCGCAACCGGTACTGCTACCCGAAATCTCCGATGCGGAAGACGCACTGCTGGAGAAGGCCGACCCGGTCGGGGTCGCGGCCGCGCATCCGGCGGCGTCGGTCGCGTGGGCGGCGCTGGCGGAGGCGGCGTTGACGCGCGGCGAGGGGCAGGAGTCCGCGGTGAACCACGACGTCGTCGCGGCGTACGCGTTCGCGCGCACCGGCTACCACCGCGGCCTGGATCTGTTGCGGCGCAACGGCTGGAAGGGTTTCGGGCCGGTGCCGTGGAGCCATGAGCCCAATCGCGGTTTCCTGCGCAGCGTGGGCGCGCTGGCCAGGGCGGCGAAGCTGATCGGCGAGACCGACGAGTACGCGCGCTGCCTGGATTTGCTCGAGGACTGTGACCCGCGCGCCGCGGCCGAGCTCGGCCTCGACTGA
- a CDS encoding FUSC family protein codes for MDPNSRVGVARASSIETLRSSWSRLRLSALPIVQCSVGAALSWFVAHVVVGHPQPFFAPTAAVVSIGISFGARLKRSVELVGGVAVGIGIGDVFISRAGTGVWQIALVVAVAMALAVFLDGGSIITMQAAGSAVLVATLMPPSNGGGLSRMVDALVGGLVGVVVVAAIPLHPVRRAREQAADILDVMGKALTECAEGLLAQSTDKLRDALATVRATQPKIDSLRSALDGGREISRISPLYWNSRARLERIRATADPLDNAVRNTRVLLRRSLTLVQDDEILDPRLIDLVERLGEAVAVIRRMMLADPGEKPDQAEAARVLRSVAKLARPELVAGAGLSAHVVFAQVRSAVVDLMQVCGVKRISAMALLPPTVPHPFVPPED; via the coding sequence ATCGATCCGAATTCGCGTGTCGGCGTCGCCCGTGCGAGCAGCATCGAGACGCTGCGGAGTTCGTGGTCGCGGCTGCGGCTGTCGGCGTTGCCGATCGTGCAGTGCTCGGTCGGCGCGGCGCTGTCCTGGTTCGTCGCGCATGTGGTGGTCGGACATCCGCAGCCGTTCTTCGCGCCGACGGCCGCGGTGGTGTCGATCGGTATTTCGTTCGGCGCCCGGCTGAAGCGGTCGGTGGAGCTGGTGGGCGGGGTTGCCGTCGGCATCGGCATCGGCGACGTATTCATCAGCAGGGCCGGTACCGGCGTTTGGCAGATCGCGCTGGTGGTCGCGGTCGCCATGGCGCTGGCGGTATTCCTCGACGGCGGATCGATCATCACCATGCAGGCGGCGGGTTCGGCGGTACTCGTCGCGACGCTGATGCCGCCGAGTAACGGGGGCGGCCTGTCGCGCATGGTCGACGCGCTGGTCGGCGGCCTGGTGGGTGTTGTCGTCGTGGCGGCGATCCCGCTACATCCGGTGCGTAGGGCCCGCGAGCAGGCCGCCGACATCCTGGACGTGATGGGTAAGGCACTCACCGAATGCGCGGAGGGTCTGCTCGCGCAGTCGACGGATAAGTTGCGCGATGCCCTCGCGACGGTGCGGGCCACCCAGCCGAAGATCGATTCGCTGCGTTCGGCCCTGGACGGCGGCCGCGAGATCAGCCGGATCTCCCCGCTGTATTGGAATTCGCGCGCCCGCTTGGAGCGCATCAGGGCGACGGCGGATCCGCTCGACAACGCCGTCCGCAATACCCGTGTGCTGCTGCGCCGTTCGCTGACCCTGGTGCAGGATGACGAAATCCTGGATCCGCGCCTGATCGATCTGGTGGAACGGCTCGGCGAGGCGGTGGCCGTGATCCGCCGGATGATGCTGGCGGATCCGGGTGAAAAGCCCGATCAGGCCGAGGCGGCCAGGGTGCTGCGTTCGGTCGCCAAACTCGCGCGCCCGGAACTCGTTGCGGGAGCGGGACTCTCGGCCCACGTGGTGTTCGCGCAGGTGCGCTCGGCGGTGGTCGATCTGATGCAGGTGTGCGGCGTGAAACGCATTTCGGCGATGGCGCTGCTGCCGCCGACGGTGCCGCATCCCTTTGTGCCGCCGGAGGATTGA